The proteins below come from a single Asanoa ferruginea genomic window:
- the lepB gene encoding signal peptidase I, producing MPLWQELPLLLVVAFCLAVLIRSFLLQAFFIPSGSMENTLLVGDRVLVNKIVYDVRDPKRGEVVVFRGPEAWAPQPVDDGNTSVLSKVSRTMGDLVGISRPGAKDFIKRVIAVGGDRISCCDDQGRVMVNGKGLDEPYIFDNSPLDVPPVPGECRSRQFAEVVVPPGQIFVMGDHRGVSQDARCQGPVPVENVVGRAFVVVWPQDRWANLSVPDTFDGIPPPDGGGEGGGAGTPPPGQESPVPGKGDIVVTMPIFASVLFLARSRRGLPDRQRRLRP from the coding sequence ATGCCCCTCTGGCAAGAGTTGCCGTTGCTGCTGGTCGTGGCATTCTGCCTGGCCGTGTTGATCCGCAGCTTCCTGCTCCAGGCGTTCTTCATCCCGTCGGGCTCGATGGAGAACACGCTGCTCGTCGGCGACCGGGTGCTGGTCAATAAGATCGTTTATGACGTACGGGATCCGAAGCGCGGCGAAGTCGTCGTGTTCCGTGGGCCCGAGGCCTGGGCGCCGCAGCCGGTCGACGACGGCAACACGAGCGTGCTCAGCAAGGTCAGCCGCACCATGGGTGACCTTGTCGGCATCTCCCGGCCGGGCGCCAAAGACTTCATCAAGCGGGTGATCGCGGTCGGCGGCGACCGGATCAGCTGTTGCGACGACCAGGGTCGCGTGATGGTCAACGGTAAGGGGCTCGACGAGCCCTATATTTTTGACAACTCGCCGCTCGACGTGCCGCCGGTGCCCGGTGAGTGCCGGTCCCGGCAGTTCGCCGAAGTCGTCGTGCCGCCCGGGCAGATCTTCGTGATGGGCGACCACCGCGGGGTATCGCAGGACGCCCGGTGTCAGGGTCCCGTGCCGGTGGAAAACGTGGTCGGGCGCGCGTTCGTCGTCGTCTGGCCGCAGGACCGGTGGGCCAACCTGTCAGTGCCCGACACGTTCGACGGAATTCCACCGCCGGACGGTGGCGGTGAGGGCGGTGGTGCTGGGACGCCCCCGCCCGGGCAAGAGTCCCCAGTGCCTGGAAAGGGAGACATTGTCGTCACAATGCCAATCTTCGCGTCCGTCCTTTTTCTGGCGCGTTCCCGACGCGGACTCCCAGACCGGCAACGTAGGCTCCGTCCGTGA
- the lepB gene encoding signal peptidase I: protein MIEEQAPQKPPRSSSSSFWKELPILLGVAILVAVLVRAFLLQTFYIPSPSMEHTLDINDRVLVNKIVYNFRSPERGEIIVFRAPSEWRSGLDDEDFIKRVIAVGGDRVECCDEQKRLRVNGHSIDEPYLFNENGISDPAADQPFDFTVPKGRLWVMGDHRAASGDSLEHWKQSDGDPLISTITEDSVVGRAFVVFWPVGRAKWLSVPSTFDTVPAPASG, encoded by the coding sequence GTGATTGAGGAACAGGCCCCCCAGAAGCCGCCGCGCAGCAGCAGCTCGTCCTTCTGGAAAGAACTGCCGATCCTGCTCGGCGTCGCGATCCTCGTCGCCGTGTTGGTGCGGGCGTTCCTCTTGCAGACCTTCTACATCCCGTCGCCGTCGATGGAGCACACCCTCGACATCAACGACCGGGTGCTGGTCAACAAGATCGTTTATAACTTCCGGTCGCCCGAGCGCGGCGAGATCATCGTGTTCCGCGCGCCCTCCGAGTGGCGCAGCGGCCTCGACGACGAAGACTTCATCAAGCGGGTCATCGCCGTCGGCGGCGACCGGGTCGAATGCTGCGACGAGCAGAAGCGGCTGCGGGTCAACGGGCACTCGATCGACGAGCCCTACCTGTTCAACGAGAACGGCATCAGTGACCCGGCGGCCGACCAGCCGTTCGACTTCACGGTGCCGAAGGGCCGCCTCTGGGTGATGGGCGACCACCGCGCCGCGTCCGGCGACTCGCTCGAGCACTGGAAGCAGAGCGACGGCGACCCACTGATCTCGACGATCACCGAGGATTCGGTGGTGGGGCGGGCGTTCGTGGTGTTCTGGCCGGTTGGCCGGGCGAAGTGGCTCTCGGTGCCAAGCACGTTCGACACCGTTCCGGCGCCGGCTTCGGGCTGA
- a CDS encoding NUDIX hydrolase gives MTEYRPRRAARVLVVDDAERVLLFHGVDPGRREHYYWFTPGGGLSPGESPQAGAARELAEETGLERAAADLGRPVFQETTEFPFDGVWYRQEQEFFLLRVPSWAVDTAGFNEVERDSITDHRWWSIDELERTKERYYPDELPTVLRRALGKD, from the coding sequence GTGACTGAGTACCGGCCGCGCCGTGCCGCGCGCGTGTTGGTGGTCGACGACGCGGAGCGGGTGTTGCTGTTTCACGGGGTCGACCCGGGGCGGCGGGAGCATTACTACTGGTTCACGCCGGGCGGTGGGCTTTCGCCAGGCGAGTCGCCGCAGGCCGGCGCCGCGCGGGAACTCGCTGAGGAGACCGGGCTCGAGCGGGCGGCCGCGGATCTTGGCCGGCCGGTGTTCCAGGAGACGACGGAGTTTCCGTTCGACGGCGTCTGGTATCGGCAGGAGCAGGAGTTCTTTCTGCTGCGGGTGCCGTCGTGGGCGGTGGACACGGCTGGTTTCAACGAGGTCGAGCGGGACTCGATCACCGACCACCGGTGGTGGTCGATTGACGAGTTGGAGCGTACGAAGGAGCGGTACTACCCCGACGAGTTGCCGACCGTGTTGCGTCGCGCGCTCGGGAAGGACTGA
- a CDS encoding ribonuclease HII — MLTPPRTVVRREGGLYALERALQRRGFRHVAGADEAGRGACAGPLVAAAAMLPEGKRGEIEGLADSKLLTPLARERIYEQVVKRALAYSVVIIPAAEVDARGLHVCNLLAMRRALASLPVGPEYVLTDGFPLDGMGVPGLAVWKGDRVAACVAAASVLAKVTRDRIMVELDGQFPDYGFSEHKGYVTPEHSAALTEHGPCAEHRFSYINVANASGRDSRPPRSRRPRVLTDPSKLAGEVVPDLDPAVDLEGELGLVDLDPEVEQG, encoded by the coding sequence GTGCTGACACCACCGCGCACCGTGGTACGCCGGGAGGGTGGCCTCTATGCCCTCGAGCGGGCGTTGCAGCGGCGCGGTTTCCGGCACGTCGCCGGCGCCGACGAGGCTGGGCGGGGCGCGTGTGCCGGCCCGCTGGTCGCCGCGGCCGCGATGCTGCCCGAGGGCAAGCGCGGCGAGATCGAGGGCCTGGCCGACTCGAAGTTGCTGACGCCGCTGGCCCGGGAACGGATCTACGAGCAGGTCGTGAAGCGGGCCCTGGCCTATTCGGTGGTGATCATCCCGGCGGCCGAGGTCGATGCCCGCGGCCTGCACGTGTGCAATCTGCTGGCGATGAGGCGCGCGCTGGCGTCGCTGCCCGTCGGGCCGGAGTATGTGCTGACCGACGGGTTCCCCCTCGATGGGATGGGGGTGCCCGGGCTCGCCGTGTGGAAGGGCGACCGGGTAGCCGCCTGCGTGGCCGCCGCCAGTGTGCTGGCCAAGGTGACCCGGGATCGGATCATGGTCGAGCTCGACGGGCAGTTTCCGGATTATGGGTTTTCGGAACACAAGGGGTACGTGACTCCCGAGCACAGCGCCGCCCTCACCGAGCATGGGCCGTGTGCCGAGCACCGGTTCTCCTATATCAACGTGGCGAATGCTTCCGGGCGCGACTCCCGGCCGCCGCGGAGCCGGCGGCCGCGGGTGCTGACGGATCCGTCCAAGCTGGCCGGTGAGGTTGTCCCTGATCTTGATCCTGCGGTTGATCTTGAGGGTGAGCTGGGCCTGGTGGATCTTGATCCTGAGGTCGAGCAGGGTTAG
- a CDS encoding DUF2469 domain-containing protein: MSAEDLEKYETEMELQLYREYRDIVRQFSYVVETERRFYLANQVDLHVRNSDGEVYFEVEMHDAWVWDMYRPARFVKNVRVMTFKDVNVEELEKPDISLPADSGFGG, translated from the coding sequence ATGAGCGCAGAGGATCTCGAGAAATACGAGACCGAGATGGAGCTGCAGCTCTACCGGGAATACCGCGATATCGTCCGCCAATTCTCCTATGTCGTCGAGACCGAGCGCCGCTTCTACCTGGCCAACCAGGTCGACCTGCACGTGCGCAACTCAGACGGCGAGGTCTATTTCGAGGTCGAGATGCACGACGCGTGGGTCTGGGATATGTACCGTCCTGCGCGCTTTGTGAAGAACGTCCGCGTAATGACCTTCAAAGACGTCAACGTCGAAGAGCTGGAGAAGCCCGACATCTCGCTCCCGGCCGATTCCGGCTTCGGCGGCTAA
- a CDS encoding murein hydrolase activator EnvC family protein has protein sequence MNWYALRNAALSLLVIVLVSAVALVVPAGRLLPSRDASWGRAVGGSGLGAIHQGAGVRGSPVLVSFPSHSLGVDPGGVDAGWFTVGAEAKINPAGPRAPWLRTVASEPKAASTIVTAVVGRAGVAPEPVAASMAAGAVVGRAGVAREPVAASTTAAVMVGRAGVAPEPVAASTTAGTVAGRGPGSPFRPPLEPPLRVTRRFDGPPRPWLPGHRGVDLASAPGATVWAAGLGEVVFAGPVAGRSVVSIQHPGGLRTTYEPLTPVVRRGDQVAAGDPIGTLDAGHPGCPAAACLHWGLRRDAEYLDPLLLLGFRVRLLPL, from the coding sequence ATGAATTGGTACGCACTCCGTAACGCAGCGTTGTCCCTCCTGGTCATCGTCCTGGTTTCCGCGGTGGCCCTCGTCGTTCCCGCCGGCCGCCTCCTCCCATCGCGCGACGCGTCCTGGGGTCGGGCGGTCGGCGGTTCCGGTCTGGGCGCCATCCATCAGGGCGCCGGAGTCCGCGGCAGCCCGGTTCTTGTCTCCTTCCCGTCGCACTCCCTTGGCGTCGATCCTGGTGGCGTGGATGCCGGGTGGTTCACCGTCGGCGCTGAGGCGAAGATCAACCCAGCTGGGCCGCGAGCACCATGGCTCCGCACCGTCGCATCGGAGCCGAAAGCGGCGTCAACGATCGTCACCGCGGTGGTTGGTCGCGCTGGCGTCGCACCGGAGCCCGTGGCCGCGTCGATGGCGGCCGGCGCGGTGGTTGGTCGCGCTGGCGTCGCGCGGGAGCCCGTGGCCGCGTCGACGACGGCCGCCGTGATGGTTGGTCGCGCTGGCGTCGCGCCGGAGCCCGTGGCCGCGTCGACGACGGCCGGCACGGTCGCCGGTCGCGGCCCGGGAAGCCCGTTCCGGCCGCCTCTGGAGCCGCCGCTGAGGGTGACCCGGCGGTTCGACGGACCGCCCAGACCGTGGCTGCCCGGCCACCGCGGCGTCGACCTCGCCTCCGCGCCCGGTGCGACGGTGTGGGCCGCGGGCCTGGGCGAGGTCGTGTTCGCCGGCCCGGTGGCCGGGCGGTCGGTGGTCAGCATCCAGCACCCCGGCGGCCTGCGCACCACCTATGAGCCGCTGACCCCGGTGGTCCGCCGGGGCGACCAGGTGGCCGCCGGCGACCCGATCGGCACGCTCGACGCCGGCCATCCCGGCTGCCCGGCCGCCGCCTGCCTGCACTGGGGGCTGCGCCGCGACGCCGAATACCTGGACCCGCTGCTGCTACTCGGCTTCCGGGTCCGCCTCCTGCCGCTCTAG
- a CDS encoding aminotransferase class V-fold PLP-dependent enzyme has product MAEPEPPTPIPGARLLFSLDPSVAHLNHGSFGAVPINVQRAQQRLRDELESNPLRFFDRGFFDRIAHTRRHLATFLGASPERTALVGNATTGIAIALQSLRLGPGDEILTTNHGYGSIGFAVARECARTGATAGVVNLPVRASETQVVAQIRAALHPGRTKLLIVDQVTSATAWQLPVATIATVAARLGVAVLVDGAHAPGMLPIEVDRIGADFWVGNFHKWAYAPRGTAVLTVAERWVDQIEPLVVSWQQPNGFPDNVEFQATLDYTPWLAAPVGLFTLRSLGVDRVREHNAALAAYGQRVIGAALGVAPDDLPDPGGPDVPMRLIPLPAGVATTYPEAVALRERISDELKTEVSLNAWNGRGWLRICGQVYNRAEEYDRFAEALTSLLGSSSR; this is encoded by the coding sequence GTGGCTGAGCCTGAGCCGCCCACCCCGATCCCCGGCGCCCGGTTGTTGTTCTCGCTCGACCCTTCCGTCGCGCATCTCAACCACGGCTCGTTCGGCGCCGTGCCGATCAACGTGCAGCGCGCACAGCAGCGGCTGCGCGACGAGCTCGAGAGCAACCCGCTGCGCTTCTTCGACCGCGGCTTCTTCGACCGCATCGCGCACACCCGCCGGCACTTGGCGACGTTCCTCGGCGCCAGCCCCGAGCGCACCGCGCTCGTCGGCAACGCGACCACGGGCATCGCGATCGCGCTGCAGTCACTGCGGCTCGGCCCGGGCGACGAGATCCTCACCACCAATCACGGGTACGGGTCGATCGGTTTCGCCGTCGCCCGCGAATGCGCCCGCACCGGCGCCACGGCCGGTGTCGTCAACCTGCCGGTGCGCGCGTCGGAGACGCAGGTCGTCGCCCAGATCCGCGCCGCACTGCACCCCGGCCGGACCAAGCTGCTGATCGTCGACCAGGTCACGTCGGCGACCGCCTGGCAGCTTCCGGTGGCGACGATCGCCACGGTCGCGGCCCGGCTGGGCGTGGCCGTCCTCGTGGACGGCGCCCACGCCCCCGGCATGCTGCCGATCGAGGTCGACCGCATCGGCGCCGACTTCTGGGTGGGCAACTTCCACAAATGGGCGTACGCGCCGCGCGGCACCGCCGTGCTGACCGTCGCCGAGCGTTGGGTCGACCAGATCGAGCCGCTCGTCGTGTCGTGGCAGCAGCCGAACGGCTTCCCCGACAACGTCGAGTTCCAGGCGACGCTCGACTACACGCCGTGGCTGGCCGCACCCGTCGGCCTGTTCACGCTGCGCAGCCTTGGCGTCGACCGGGTGCGGGAGCACAACGCCGCGCTGGCGGCGTACGGCCAGCGGGTGATCGGCGCCGCCCTGGGCGTCGCGCCGGACGACCTGCCCGACCCGGGCGGACCCGACGTGCCCATGCGCCTGATCCCGCTGCCGGCCGGCGTGGCGACCACCTACCCGGAGGCGGTCGCCCTGCGCGAGCGCATCTCCGACGAGCTCAAGACCGAGGTCAGTCTCAACGCCTGGAACGGCCGTGGCTGGCTGCGGATCTGCGGCCAGGTCTACAACCGCGCCGAGGAGTACGACCGGTTCGCCGAAGCACTCACCTCCCTCCTGGGTTCGTCGTCGCGCTAG
- a CDS encoding NUDIX domain-containing protein produces MPTRDSHCSFCGAAFAPDQTWPRVCAACGETTYRNPVPVAVAVLPVDDGVLVIRRGIPPRVGLRALPGGFVDHGESWQRAAVRELVEETGIVAAEADVRLFDVHSAPDGTVLIFGLLPPMAAADLPLSTPNAEVAGWEVVRDTAEMAFDLHARVLTRYLAERIAA; encoded by the coding sequence ATGCCGACCCGCGACTCGCACTGCTCGTTCTGCGGCGCCGCCTTCGCACCCGACCAGACGTGGCCCCGGGTGTGCGCGGCGTGCGGCGAGACCACCTACCGCAACCCGGTCCCGGTCGCCGTCGCGGTGCTGCCGGTCGACGACGGCGTCCTGGTGATCCGGCGCGGGATCCCGCCGCGGGTGGGGCTCCGGGCGCTGCCGGGCGGCTTCGTCGACCACGGCGAGTCGTGGCAGCGGGCCGCGGTGCGGGAGCTGGTCGAGGAGACCGGGATCGTCGCCGCCGAGGCCGACGTCCGCCTGTTCGACGTGCACAGCGCGCCCGACGGGACCGTGCTCATCTTCGGCCTGCTGCCGCCGATGGCCGCCGCCGACCTGCCACTCTCGACGCCCAACGCCGAGGTCGCCGGCTGGGAGGTCGTCCGGGACACCGCCGAGATGGCGTTCGACCTGCACGCGCGGGTGCTGACCCGCTACCTGGCGGAGCGGATCGCGGCCTGA
- a CDS encoding tyrosine recombinase XerC: MGRSTQALHETLPHPMREAVDEFARHLSHVENRSTHTVRAYVGDVVSLLDHAVRMGCAAPGELDISVLRSWLARLRTLGGARSSLARRAAAARTFSAWAHRGGLLTTDIGAQLATPKANRDLPTVLRADQATELVLAPGEEAAPTLLRDRAVLEMLYATGIRVSELCGLDRADVDGGRRVVRVIGKGDKERSVPYGQPAQEALDDWLRLGRSSLAVAASGDALFLGARGGRLQPTVVRRLVSGYARAAGLPHTTPHGLRHSAATHLLDGGADLRAVQELLGHASLATTQIYTHVSMERLRAAYRQAHPRA, translated from the coding sequence ATGGGACGGTCGACGCAGGCCCTGCATGAAACGCTCCCGCACCCGATGCGCGAGGCGGTGGACGAGTTCGCCCGCCACCTGTCACACGTCGAGAACCGATCGACACACACCGTACGCGCGTACGTCGGTGATGTGGTCTCGTTGCTCGACCACGCCGTCCGGATGGGCTGCGCGGCCCCTGGTGAACTCGACATCTCCGTGTTGCGAAGCTGGCTGGCGCGGCTGCGTACCCTCGGCGGCGCCCGCTCGTCCTTGGCCCGCCGAGCGGCCGCGGCCCGCACGTTCAGCGCGTGGGCCCACCGCGGCGGCCTGCTCACCACCGACATCGGCGCGCAACTCGCCACTCCCAAGGCCAACCGCGACCTGCCCACGGTGCTCCGCGCCGACCAGGCGACCGAGTTGGTGCTGGCACCGGGCGAAGAGGCGGCACCGACCCTGCTGCGCGACCGCGCCGTCCTCGAAATGCTCTACGCGACCGGCATCCGGGTCAGCGAACTGTGCGGCCTGGACCGCGCCGATGTCGACGGCGGCCGGCGGGTGGTCCGGGTCATCGGCAAGGGCGACAAGGAGCGCTCGGTCCCCTATGGACAGCCGGCGCAGGAGGCGCTCGACGACTGGTTGCGGCTGGGCCGCTCGTCGCTCGCCGTCGCCGCCAGCGGTGACGCCCTGTTCCTCGGGGCGCGCGGCGGGCGGTTGCAGCCGACCGTGGTCCGGCGCTTGGTCAGCGGCTATGCCCGGGCCGCCGGCCTCCCCCACACCACGCCGCACGGGCTGCGCCACTCGGCCGCGACCCACCTGCTCGACGGCGGCGCCGACCTGCGGGCGGTGCAGGAGCTCCTCGGTCACGCGTCGCTCGCGACGACGCAGATCTACACGCACGTCTCCATGGAGCGGTTGCGGGCCGCCTATCGGCAGGCCCACCCGCGCGCCTGA
- a CDS encoding YraN family protein, protein MTVARQTVGAWGERRAAQHLTDDNFRVVARNWRCPIGEIDIIAWDGDTLVFCEVKTRRGLGFGLPAEAVVAAKARRLRRLGARWLAANSVHPREIRFDVIAVLIRRPESVEIDHIRGAF, encoded by the coding sequence ATGACGGTGGCACGACAGACAGTGGGCGCCTGGGGCGAACGGCGCGCGGCGCAGCATCTCACCGACGACAACTTCCGGGTGGTCGCGCGCAACTGGCGATGCCCGATCGGTGAGATCGACATCATCGCCTGGGATGGCGACACGCTGGTCTTCTGCGAGGTCAAGACGCGTCGCGGGCTCGGCTTCGGGCTGCCGGCCGAGGCGGTGGTGGCCGCGAAGGCCCGGCGATTACGCCGGCTCGGCGCGCGCTGGCTCGCGGCCAACAGCGTGCACCCGAGGGAGATCCGGTTCGACGTGATCGCCGTGCTGATCCGGCGTCCTGAGTCCGTCGAGATCGATCACATCCGAGGCGCCTTCTGA
- a CDS encoding winged helix-turn-helix domain-containing protein, producing MPIPHTAQEIEDDLLRRIGAGEFRRGERLPTYDELAAEYGSARRTVARAIDALKARGIVVGVQGSGTYVAE from the coding sequence GTGCCGATTCCTCACACCGCCCAAGAGATCGAAGACGATCTCTTGCGACGGATCGGCGCTGGCGAGTTTCGGCGCGGAGAGCGCCTCCCGACCTACGACGAACTAGCCGCCGAGTACGGCTCGGCCCGGCGCACCGTCGCCCGCGCGATCGACGCTCTCAAGGCGCGCGGCATCGTGGTCGGCGTCCAGGGGTCCGGCACATACGTCGCCGAGTAG
- a CDS encoding abortive infection family protein has translation MTDADLIPLPVRRYFRDLSSSHSTLGKIDGMWRDHGFALSDVPNDESGERRSRWRRYEDGVDWMDPADARRVLKVYEHLLDEGQLTKDELKAARAALRRHDFVVYPNGMIDSRRTWAPKPRKSVPQPPASLSALRDPSMILDSFDRIARALPDDPAQAIGSAKELIEATAKTVLGERGVPFDDRTVKLPWLVDTTQRELHLHPQTLAPGPDGSQAVKRILGGLSGIAMGLVELRNEGYGTGHAPAAPRVGLHRRHAVLAVGAAHVWCQLVLDTFADPGAPWRTAAPAAAPAAAGP, from the coding sequence GTGACCGACGCCGATCTGATCCCGCTGCCGGTGCGGCGGTACTTCAGGGACCTGTCCTCCTCACACTCGACGTTGGGAAAGATCGACGGCATGTGGCGGGACCACGGGTTCGCGCTGTCCGACGTGCCGAACGACGAGTCCGGTGAGCGACGGTCGCGCTGGCGTCGCTATGAGGACGGCGTTGATTGGATGGACCCGGCGGACGCGCGCCGCGTGCTGAAGGTCTACGAGCACCTGCTCGACGAAGGACAGCTCACGAAGGACGAGCTGAAGGCGGCGCGCGCGGCGCTGCGCCGACACGATTTCGTCGTGTATCCAAACGGGATGATCGATTCGCGGCGCACCTGGGCGCCAAAGCCGCGAAAGTCGGTGCCTCAGCCTCCGGCGTCGCTGAGCGCCCTTCGCGATCCGTCGATGATCCTCGACTCGTTCGACCGGATCGCACGCGCGCTGCCCGACGACCCGGCGCAGGCGATCGGGTCGGCCAAGGAGCTGATCGAGGCAACCGCGAAGACCGTGCTCGGCGAGCGGGGCGTGCCGTTCGACGACAGGACCGTAAAGCTGCCGTGGCTCGTGGATACGACGCAGCGGGAGCTGCACCTGCACCCGCAGACCCTCGCGCCCGGACCGGACGGAAGCCAGGCTGTGAAGCGCATCCTCGGCGGGCTGTCCGGGATCGCGATGGGCCTTGTCGAGCTGCGGAACGAGGGATACGGCACGGGCCACGCGCCGGCAGCTCCGCGAGTTGGGCTGCACCGTCGCCATGCCGTGCTCGCTGTGGGCGCCGCGCACGTGTGGTGCCAACTGGTGCTCGACACCTTTGCCGACCCGGGCGCGCCGTGGCGGACAGCCGCGCCGGCTGCGGCGCCAGCGGCGGCCGGGCCGTAG
- the dprA gene encoding DNA-processing protein DprA yields the protein MSDTEIKLARIALTMLAEPGTRAVYRLVARHGPVDALTMTLAGEIRDQPTREAVQARLGAGDPRPLAETALATGERLGARLVVPEDDDWPRQVSALEHIQLPGADRRVDRELAPPLCIWVRGEWPLAEAFDRSVAIVGSRASTQYGEHVATDLAYGLAEREWTIVSGGAFGIDAAAHRGALAAGGLTIAVLACGIERAYPVAHTALFDRVAETGLLITEWPPGADPLRPRFLIRNRVIAAATRGTLLVEAAARSGATQTMRRALALRRRALVVPGPVTSAMSVGCHEILRQHASARLVTNVSQVLEEVGRIGSDLAPVPQGPQRPRDQLDDQASFLLESMPRRGAISPDTVATRAGVDIRTALRKLTLLEALGFVIRRDGGYALVTTRRRAATEDDPP from the coding sequence ATGTCTGACACCGAGATCAAGCTCGCCCGGATCGCATTGACGATGCTGGCGGAGCCCGGCACCCGGGCGGTCTACCGGCTGGTGGCCCGGCATGGCCCGGTCGACGCGCTGACGATGACGCTGGCGGGCGAGATCCGCGACCAGCCGACCCGTGAAGCCGTCCAGGCCCGGCTCGGCGCCGGCGATCCCCGTCCGCTGGCCGAGACGGCGTTGGCGACGGGTGAGCGGCTCGGCGCGCGCCTGGTGGTCCCCGAAGACGACGACTGGCCGAGGCAGGTGTCGGCGCTCGAACACATCCAGCTACCCGGTGCCGACCGACGCGTCGACCGCGAGTTGGCGCCGCCGCTGTGCATCTGGGTACGCGGCGAGTGGCCCCTGGCCGAAGCGTTCGACCGCTCGGTGGCGATCGTGGGATCGCGGGCGTCGACGCAATATGGCGAGCACGTCGCGACAGACCTGGCCTATGGCCTGGCCGAACGCGAGTGGACGATCGTGTCGGGCGGCGCATTCGGCATCGACGCGGCCGCCCATCGCGGTGCGCTGGCGGCAGGCGGGCTGACGATCGCGGTCCTCGCGTGCGGCATCGAGCGGGCCTATCCGGTCGCGCACACGGCCCTCTTCGACCGCGTGGCCGAGACCGGTCTGCTGATCACCGAGTGGCCACCGGGTGCCGACCCGCTGCGGCCGCGTTTCCTGATCCGCAACCGGGTGATCGCCGCCGCCACCCGTGGCACTCTCCTGGTCGAGGCGGCGGCCCGCAGCGGCGCCACGCAGACCATGCGCCGGGCGCTGGCCCTGCGCCGCCGGGCGCTGGTGGTCCCCGGCCCGGTCACGTCGGCGATGTCGGTCGGCTGCCACGAGATCCTGCGCCAGCACGCGTCGGCGCGGCTGGTGACCAACGTCAGCCAGGTCCTCGAAGAGGTCGGCCGGATCGGCTCCGACCTGGCGCCGGTGCCGCAGGGGCCCCAACGCCCGCGCGACCAACTCGATGACCAGGCCAGCTTCCTGCTGGAGTCGATGCCCCGGCGGGGAGCGATCAGCCCTGACACGGTGGCCACCCGCGCGGGCGTCGACATCCGCACGGCGCTGCGCAAACTCACCCTGCTGGAAGCGCTGGGCTTCGTCATTCGCCGCGACGGCGGCTACGCCCTGGTGACGACCCGCCGCCGCGCCGCCACCGAGGACGATCCGCCATGA
- the rpsB gene encoding 30S ribosomal protein S2: MAVVTMRQLLESGVHFGHQTRRWNPKMKRFIFTERNGIYIIDLRQTLDYIEKAYEFIRTTVAEGGSVLFVGTKKQAQEAISEQASRVGMPYVNHRWLGGMLTNFQTVYKRLQRMKELEALGDLSGTAAGYTKKETLQLSREKDKLTRTLGGLRDMQKIPAAVWIVDTKKEHIAVDEARKLGIPVIAVLDTNCDPDEVDFPIPGNDDAIRSAELLTRVVAAAVADGLISRSGRGRGGDEKPEPGVVGTDEPLAEWERELLEGADKKADEKAEPKVEQKADESAAVAAE, encoded by the coding sequence ATGGCCGTAGTGACCATGCGTCAGCTGCTGGAGAGCGGTGTCCACTTCGGGCACCAGACCCGGCGCTGGAACCCGAAGATGAAGCGCTTCATCTTCACCGAGCGTAACGGCATTTACATCATCGACCTGCGCCAGACGCTCGACTACATCGAGAAGGCCTACGAGTTCATCCGCACCACCGTCGCCGAGGGCGGCAGCGTGCTGTTCGTGGGCACCAAGAAGCAGGCGCAGGAAGCCATCTCCGAGCAGGCCTCGCGGGTCGGCATGCCCTATGTCAACCACCGCTGGCTCGGTGGCATGCTCACCAACTTCCAGACGGTCTACAAGCGGCTCCAGCGGATGAAGGAGCTCGAGGCGCTCGGCGACCTCAGCGGCACCGCCGCCGGCTACACCAAGAAGGAGACCCTGCAGCTCTCGCGCGAGAAGGACAAGCTGACCCGCACCCTGGGCGGCCTGCGCGACATGCAGAAGATCCCGGCCGCTGTCTGGATCGTCGACACCAAGAAGGAGCACATCGCGGTTGACGAGGCCCGCAAGCTGGGCATTCCGGTCATCGCGGTGCTTGACACCAACTGCGACCCCGACGAGGTCGACTTCCCGATCCCGGGCAACGACGACGCGATCCGGTCGGCCGAGCTGCTGACCCGCGTGGTCGCGGCCGCCGTCGCCGACGGGCTCATCTCTCGTTCGGGCCGTGGTCGTGGCGGCGACGAGAAGCCGGAGCCGGGCGTTGTCGGCACCGACGAGCCGCTGGCCGAGTGGGAGCGCGAGCTCCTCGAGGGCGCTGACAAGAAGGCCGACGAGAAGGCCGAGCCGAAGGTCGAGCAGAAGGCCGACGAGTCGGCCGCTGTCGCCGCGGAATGA